DNA sequence from the Thermoplasmata archaeon genome:
CGACCGAGGCCGAGTGGGAGCAGAAGGTCGCCGCCGCACGGCGGGCGGCCGACGAGCAGCTCGCGCGCGAACGGGCCGCGGCGGATGCCGCGGTGAAGGCGGCGCGCGACGCGGCGGAGGCGGAGCGGACCGCGAAGGTCCTGCGCGCCCGCGCCGACACCGAGCGCGCGGCCGCGGAGATCGTCGCCGACGGCGAGCGGGCGGCGGCCGCGGCGTCCCGGGGCGAGGGCAAGCAGCCGGCGGACCGCCGCGACGCGATCCTCGACGTGGTCCTCGCCGGCGTCCGCCCCTAGGGAGACGCTGCCGATGGGGGTCCTGCGGCCGGTCGCGATGAGCAAGGTCGGCGTGCTCGGCCTCAAAGATGACCGCGAACGGATCCTCGGCCTCCTCCACGACCTGCGGATCGCGCAGATCGAGCCGCTCTCGCCCGAGGCGCTGAGCGCCCTCGTCCCCGAGCGCGGCAGCGAGCTCCAGCGGCGCGTCGGCGATGAGGCGCTGCGCTTCCGGGGCCTGAAGCACGCGCTCCCCCCCGTCCCGACCGGTCCGCCCCGCCGCTTCGATGCGCTGGACGACGTCCTCGCCGCGGCCCGGACCGTCCCGATCGACGCCGAGGTCGCGGAGCTCAAGCGCGAGGACGACCGGCTGCTCACCGAGGAGCGCGCGCTCGACGAGCGGATCGGGCTGCTCGATCGGCTCGCCTTCTATCCCGACCGGCTCGAGTACCTCCGCGCCCGGAGCTTCGTCACGTTCGTGGGCGAGGCCGAGCCGAAGCAGCGCGGCGCGCTCGCGGCCGCGCTGCCGCCCACCTCGGACGCGCAGTTCCTGGACGACCCCCGCGGCTCGGGCACCTTCCTCGTGAGCCTGCGCACGCAGAGCGCCGAGGTCCTCGCGCGCGTCGCGCAGTCCTTCGCCCTGCGCCTGAGCACGGTACCGGCGGTCGACGGCCCGCCGGCCGAGGAGGCGCAGCACGCGCGCGTCGCGCGGGCGATGGCGGTGGGCCGGCGCGCCGCGATCGCCGCCCGGCTCGGCACGCTCGCCCGGGAGTGGTACCCGACGGTCGCAGCGATCGACGAGGCGCTGCAGGTCGAGAACCGGAAGATCGAGGTCCTCTCCAAGCTCGGCGCCGGCCGCGAGACGTTCGCGCTCGAGGCGTGGATCCCGACGCGCGACCTCGCCCGGCTCAGCGCGATCCTCGCCGGGGCCACCGGCGATCGGGCCTACCTGTACTCGGTCCCGACAAAGGAGGAGCCGCCGACGCTCATGGACAACCCGAAGGGGATCCGGCGCTTCGAGTTCTTCATCCGGTTCTACTCGCTCCCCCAGCCGACCGAATGGGACCCCACGCTGATCTTCGCGATCGTCTTCCCGCTGCTCTTCGGCCTCATGCTTGCGGACTGGGGCTACGGGCTCACGATCCTCCTGATCTGCGTATGGATGATC
Encoded proteins:
- a CDS encoding V-type ATPase 116kDa subunit family protein, which produces MGVLRPVAMSKVGVLGLKDDRERILGLLHDLRIAQIEPLSPEALSALVPERGSELQRRVGDEALRFRGLKHALPPVPTGPPRRFDALDDVLAAARTVPIDAEVAELKREDDRLLTEERALDERIGLLDRLAFYPDRLEYLRARSFVTFVGEAEPKQRGALAAALPPTSDAQFLDDPRGSGTFLVSLRTQSAEVLARVAQSFALRLSTVPAVDGPPAEEAQHARVARAMAVGRRAAIAARLGTLAREWYPTVAAIDEALQVENRKIEVLSKLGAGRETFALEAWIPTRDLARLSAILAGATGDRAYLYSVPTKEEPPTLMDNPKGIRRFEFFIRFYSLPQPTEWDPTLIFAIVFPLLFGLMLADWGYGLTILLICVWMIRGFPGAQYLPKPGRNFVKLIMGPKGMQQLAWALLPGCLLAIGLGLYFDDFFGFPLFHWALGWSSPVDPLANTTVTTYLLIGLFFGLGMVSLGFLLGALKAYFHHHPREMVGKIGGIAFAFGIVFYGLSAIHFHSLLPPFTTEVVLAFAALGVGIALLLVGEGVFGILGLIDIVSHVLSYTRIV